AATTCGGAATGAAAAGGAAACAAGTTCTTCCTAAACAGCAATCTGATGTGTCAGATTCAAATATCATAACACCTGGCACTGAGTTCATGCATGAACTATCTAAGGCCCTTAAAAGCTACATCTCTTCAAGGATAACCTCTAACTCATTATGGAAGGATATTATGGTATGACATGCATAGTTCACAATGCCTGATGTGCTATCTCGCACTAAGAATGTTCCACTCACTCCATCCTTAATATTGTAAAtcacttttgttgttttgtatcaagataaatatttttctctacttgttaattttaacttaggtAATTCTTTCTGATGCTAATGTTTCTGGAGAAGGGGAACATAAGATTATGTCATACATAAGGAAACAGCTTAGTCTTGAGGGATACAATCCAAATACCAGTCACTGCTTATATGGCTCAGTAAGTAAATCATAGTTCAAACAAATTAAGTTGTTTTGACAAACCGCTTTTTTCTTCTGATGTTTCAATATTAATACAagcttttgaatttgaaatgcaGGATGTTGATCTTATAATGCTGGCAATGGCAACTCATGAGCCCCATTTTTCAATATTAAGAGAGGTGATTTTGACAAGATATCAATAGATATAATCATGTGtagtttaatttgaaaaatcaaatatcCTGAACCATGTGAtaaagtgatttttatttttaacacagTATGTAGCAATAGCTACAGATTtgaaatttactattttacctttgtatacaaaattaattcctAACATTCTAGGCATGTACAGGATGTACCAATACAGCGGCAGCACTCAAAAGATGCCGCTAAGCCTTTCAAGGTATAATAACCGATTTACATTCTACAACTACAATTTTGCTGTTGATATCATCATGAGCCTTATGAATTTAATAACTGTCTGCAGTTTTTGCATATTTGGTTATTGAGGGAGTATCTTGAGATAGACATGAAAATAGAAAGATCCTCATAAAAATTACAGCATTGAGTTTGAGCGAATTATTGATGATTTCATCTTCATTTGCTTTTTCGCTGGAAATGATTTTCTGCCCCACATGCCAACTTTGGAAATTTGTGAGGTTATTAGGAAACTCTTTGTACGATATGGTGAGttcatcttttgttattttttttggctcAATTTTGTCAGGGGGCTATTGATTTGCTAATGACTGTTTACAAGAAAGAATTCAATAAACTTGGAGGATATCTTGTGGACATGAGCATGAGCAGAGTAATACTGTTACtgtcttgtttctttttttttttttaatatcctttTGTTTTTCCATCCCTATATTCCATTAATTGGAAATCTATTTTATGAGCAATGCTTGTTTGTCTATGATATGAAAGCAGATTGGGGAGAAAAATGCTGCTTTCTTGAAGTTATCCAGACTTGAAAAATTTATACTTGCTGTTGGTGCATATGAAGAGAAAATCTTTAAGAAAAGATCTGAAATACGAGAAAAATATCTGCGAAGGTTTATTAGAGATAGTGAGGATGCTGTAAGtagaaatatatttgaaaaatgtaCATAtgtaatcaaattttaaagtatttaattCATGTGCTTCCCTGATTTCCATCCAGAAGCAGGACGAAGAAAATGCAACATGTTACTCAGATCTTGATGAAGAAAATACTTCTGATTGTACTCTTCTGATTAAGTCTGTTTTGGTCAACAATGTTTCAGCTACACATGCTGAAGTAAGTTGATGTTTTGTCAATCAGGAGTTTgtcttcatttatttatttttgttgactcCTTTGATTATTCACAAGCATGTATTGATGGAGTTTAATGATGCTGATTGTTGATAATGTTTTTTCTCCTTAGTATCAGATTGAGCAGAACACAAAGGATTTGAAAGACGAATTGAAGATATGTATTAGAGAAAAATGTGACTTGTTTCAGAGCGGGAATTTCCTAACAGACAAGGTATATActacaaatttaattagaatacacTCCCGGTATATAAGTTTTTTGTATTATCATCTAATTACATAGAaagttgttgatttttataataattactttaaaagtcacatctaagatgattttttatagATTACACCAACACCCCAAATGAAGATTAAACTCATATACTTTTGCCCCAAAGGCTTTTTTTAGTTcttggttgatttttttttttttaatttgactttTTCTTCCTCTGATCATTGGATATGAAGCGTGCTTATTTTTCAATTGGATACAAGGTTGGTAAGTGCTATTGCCATTCATTTCAGATAAAATTGGGAACAACTGGTTACAAAGAAAGATATTATAAAGCAAAGTTTTCTGTAGAGGGACCTACCGACATTGAgtgcaaaagaaaagaaatagtgTGTGTTTCTTCACACAACTTTGCCAGCTGCTTTcatgtttggttttgttcttttccCTTCTCATTAGACATGCACTAGCAGAGTACCTTTTGCTAGTCAACTTTCAATGGTGGTGGTGATAGATTGCAATTTAATTGTAGGTCCAGAAGTACACGGAAGGTTTGGTGTGGGTTCTTCAATACTATTTTTCATCAGTTGCTTCATGGACATGGTAAGCCAATATGGTTTaatatttcacttgaattttcaTGTGTTATACATTATATAAGTATGGAAAATCTGAAAATGTGAAATGAACACTGCAATGTACAGGTTTTATCCATTCCACTATGGTCCATTTGCTTCTGACTTAAAAGGCATGGGTCAGGTGAgagtaaaatttgaaaaaggtgTCCCATTTTTACCACGTGATCAACTTTTAAGTGTCCTTCCCCCAGCAAGGTAACTTTCTTATGTTCTCCTATTTTCCAATTTCAACCCATTTGATACCATAAACTTTGAATTTAATATAGATTTCTTTTACCATGTTAAAATTATCTGATTTTACTCCTAGTGCTCATGCACTTCCAACACACAAATGTGTTTAATACTAAAGTTGCCAATGTTTTTTCTTAATGTCCTCTAAATCTCCTATTGTgttttataggaaaatgaggcCATAAGAAATTCAGTCAAAGCTGatagcttgtttgttagaagtGCTAGCGAATTAGCTGAGAAATTTGGTTCTCTTTCTCTAGACACAAACCCACCATGCAAATTAGAAACAATAAGGTTGGTTTACAGTGATTGATTGTTGTTGTTAGCAATACATATCCAACACGTTTTTATTAACattctttattattagttaaattttcttttgaaaattataaaatattggtGGTTAAAAAGTGGGACTTGCAGAattgtgattttcaataaatttcatccAATTCAATGATAGAGTATCTTTAAAAGAATGTGTTAGAAAATGTGTTGTTAgcatttttcaataataattttatccagTCTTTTCTTCTGCATGTTTCTTCTTTGATGGTAGCCTTGCATGTACTTTTTTGTGTTGGAAATAACAGTtcaatttttcctttgttttgtgTTCTTATACTTTTAGCAGTGACGGCATTGGGGGTAACATAAGTCTTTGTGACGAGTTCATTGAGAAGCCTTGCTTGGACATTTGcgacaacaaaaaagaagacaGTGTCTTGTATGCTATTAGGAAATAGAAATATACctttcattttcataattaGCATTCAACTTCAGACAACTTCCTATAATTTTGATATTGGTTTATGTTTCAGATGTGTCTATTACGAGCTTCCGGCTGGTAGTAATCATATTCCTCGTTTACTTTCGGATGTGAAGCTTCCagaaaaggtaaaaaaactCAATTGATTCTTTAAACAACTTTATGATCAAGAAAACTATATGATAACTTTATGTAACATAGTTCGTTCCTGAAAATCATTCCAATTTTTTGTAGACAATCTTTGAAATTGACATTATGGAAACAGAACTCTGGCATGAACCTCAGAAATATTATAGTCGTTTTGAGAGGTACTCTTCCTAATCCTTCCTTTTACTTTCAGTTTCCATAACTCCTAATAGCATGTTGTCAAGTGTGTTTTTTCATGTTTCACCATCATTGAAAAGCTAATAGTAATAACTTGAACATCCGTGACATGATTTCTTACTTCTTAAAAGGTTTCCAAACATGCATGTAATTGACCAACTTGAAATTCAGGGTGCAAAATCAAGACAAGTGGAGGAGTGAAAACACAAGCAATACTTCAAGGTTTCCCCCCAATGCAAGTAACCAACATGCAAGAAGCTTTGTTTACAAAGATGCTGGTGTTGGATTGGGTTCGGGTAGAGGGAAAAGAATTGATGCAATGGCAAATGAGAGTGTGCCAAACAACATAAGAACACAGCACTTTGTGGACAACTTTAGACAACTCAGAATATCAGAGTCTAATAATCATTTTCCGAGGCCTGGTGGTGGCAGTTCTCAGTCTCGACCGCATAATATTGGTCACATTAATCAGTCAAGAAATGCTCCTTATCATCAAGGCTCACAATATAATAATGGTTACATGAATCAGCCAAGAAATGCTCCTTATCATCAAGGCTCACAGTATAATAATGGTTACATGAATCAGTCCAAAAATGCTCCTAATCATCAAGGGTCAAATTACCTGACTGTGTCTAATGTTGGTCCAGGACAAGGTAGGGGTGCATCTAGTAACAGTTCATTGCGGCCTCAATGGAGTGGTGGAAACTCTTACCAAGTGAAAGATCAAAATCTTTGGTAAATTGTTATCTTCTTAATGTAGCTTGATGGTGTAGTGGCTGAAGACTATTGTTTTGCTAAATGAAATTGAGGAAAAGCAAAGAGGGGggatgttgttttttttacctGATAGCATTGTTGATTAGTTTTGGGTTTGGTATGGTATGTTATAGTTGTAGATGTCTATTTCAGGGTACAACATAACAGGATATGTACTAATTTTTGTATCTCTTGTTCATGAGTTCTTTTAACATCAGTAAGACTGTGCACGGTGATAAGGTCAACTTGTGCTGCTTTTATGCTTACTTCATGTTTTTTTATGGAGGTGTAATTATGCTTACTTCATTTTGTCTTACGCCACACTAGCATCTTGAGAATTTCTCAATATTTCGTGGATTTGCTATTTTGCTTTATCTTTTTGTTACTTAGAAAAGAAAAGTTGGGTCATGcaactttttctaaaaaaacaaatagttgGACCAGGTCTTGTACTACACTATTATTATTTCCATCTTTATTTATaagaacattttaaaaaaattgttttccctttttatttttttattaaaagatccttaattattttacaatttttgtagttaaaaaataatgttataaacATGATATAAATTCATTCATTCTCTACCAACAAAGGTTCATGGTTGACACACATAGTCTAGACTTATCATCTCCGATAAATATTAACCACGGTTTCTGATATGATTACTTTCAATTAATAtcatggttaaaaaaaaaactttcattctttttttataatttgaaaaaatgacTAGCACATTGATATACAATTGCATAGATGAATTTGCAGAAAGTTGTCATAtgatgtatttaattttatttattgaataaaatctaAAACCTCAATGGctaaaatcaagaaaatttcaaaagaactaattaaaattaagagtcAACTACTTATCAAGAAGGGAAAGTGTAGTGTTTTTTGCCGTTGACTTGAATCAAATGAATGATAAGAGGAAAAGCCCAGTCCAAGAGGATTAACAGGACACGTGCCAACTTTCTAAAATGGTAAGCATCACTGCATCAGTAGTGGTCGAGTCTTGCGAGGCCAGAACAAACACGTTTAGGAAAATAAATGaggtttattatttattactaatttgatggaagaaaagaagatttcttctcttttataaaaaaaaaaaaaataccattttcTTAATGATTTATGCCAACGTAAACCAAACTTTAAATTAATACAAGGCGCGCAAGCGCAATTGCCAATTTAAACcgtctttattttctttttaattagtaGAATAAAACAAATTCTGATACATAAATTAACTTCCTCTAAATAAGCCTCTTCTACATAGTAATCTTTAAAGTTTAAAGAACTAATTCTCATAATTTGTCCGTTATATGAAATAAGATGCCATCCTTAATCAttctttactttaatttaaaaagtcaACACAACAATTTTAATCAAGTTTATCACTTAATCATTCGTTATCTAACTCAAGCTTCGTATTTAAAATCCCatccttaataaataattaatctagtCCAATTATAGTACGTGGTGGTTATGTTGGGAAGTGGAAGCGAAGTTTGAAGGAGTATTGCACATGTGATTCGCGCTGAACCCTAACGGACTAGAAGCGGTTTAAGGAAAAGCCaactttttttgttctttctaatgaaaaaaataaataagacatgaaaatagaatttaattaaaagagacTCAtagtataaatgtttttttatgctCCTTTTAATCATAGAATGTTATCTATATTAagattattgattatttttgtaGATATTTATCTGtagagtttaattaattaacaatgtaaattttacattaataatacataaacatttaactaaaaaaaaccactcataaaaatttgataataGCTAAAAACTAATATCAATTGTTACTTTACACATTGCTGACCCATTTTATCTTTTCAACCATATATAACGGGACAGATTCTCTCTCCCTTGTTGATATACTATAGCTATAtatagtttataatttataatataatcttAATTTACTTTTACAATAATACTACAGCATTatgtttgaaattaatttttctcattCTATTTCATTTCACTAAAGAAATGCAATCAGGTAGACACAATAACAATGACAATATCCATTtcagtttctattttttttaccaattttatttctttaactcCATGtcataatttcattttcttagaatataaatatttttttatttatttaatctatatatttttaactttccGTTTATCAAAACTTATTAGtataatcaataatataattttattttctatatgcTCTTTTCCTATTCTTTCACTTCAAACTAGTGGATACATCAATactatcatgtttttttttttttaacagagtAATCTTGAGTGGAAAAGAAGAGATTAATTTCTGAAATAATCatatctatttaaaaaattaatcttttttaataaatatttttcatatatattacaTATGAATCATGAATTGATCTCATGATTATATACTTACCGGACAAAATTAGTTACTATCAGATCCGAACATTTGGATTTTTATCCcgctaaatttaattattattaatttactctGCATTGACGTAAATgttaactttaattaatttaataatatctcTATATTTATTCTGAATAAAAATTCACAAAGACAGATCGTGCATGTCTTGCACTTGTGACCTGTGAGTGACAgtagtaataaattaataataatagatggttcatttttattttttttacttgttgtgagagaaaaaaatacatataatatattatttatttatttggaaatTATTGTAAGTGCTTCCCTCCACATCTATATCTAAACCAAATtccctccttcttcttcttcctcttctctctctttttctttctcttcctctttccCTCGTTTTCtgctctctttctctctcccgCTTTTTTCATTTTCCGACTCGCCAAACGATCAGATCTCCGCCATTCCCTCTTCCGATTCCCCCAAATTCCCGCCCCCAACCCTCCGACCCCCTCCGCCGCCGATCGCCGCCCGGCGCATGTCGGCCTCGCGCGCTCCCCCCGCCGGCGCCGGCGCCTCTAAACCGCCGGACCAGATCATGCACTCCATGAAACGCCAACTCCCGTTCTCCTCTATGAAACCTCCCTTCGTCGCCGCCGGAGACTACCACCGCTTTGCCCCCGACCAACGCCATGACGCCGCCGAAGCCATCGTCGTCAAGACTCCCGTTAGTTTCGTTTTCATTCTCTAAAAATTTTCggtcttttttgtgtttttttttttttgtcgctGTTGAGTTGTTGGAGTGGGTTTTGTGGTTTAGTGTTCGTGGCTCGAGGACTTTGTGGAGAACTAGAGATCTGCTCAATTCAAGGGTTTAATTAGTTACtgagttgttaatttttttgaattagcCGATAAATTAGTTTATTGGAGCTAAATTGTAACTTGGGGTTTAATAACTGGTAATTGTGATTAAGGTATGTGAGAGATTATATGTGTttttatacacacacacacacacacacacacacacacataaattgTTTAATATCTTTTATAGAAGGTGATAAACTGTTTCTTCTGTTTAGTCTCTTCAGTGATATGAACTTTTTGAGTTTGGTACTAGAGCAATTAGGAACTTGAGAGGATGTGCTTGTTGATTATCCAGAAGTTGAGTTCATGATGTGATTGTAAATTGGTCAGGTCAGTTTCAGGAGGAAAGTAGTGAGTGAGAGGGAAACATATTGGTTGTCTTAGCTGCTTTGAAGTGTTTATGGAAGGCCCCATTGAGTTTATGtgctcatttttttcttttggcctGGTTATTTTTAAGTTGAATCATTTTATTCAACCTAAGATTTAAGTAGGGGCCTGCAAAATGCATAGGTTATTGGGCATTTGACCACTAATGAGTTGCTCTATCCATATGTTCTTCGGTTAGGAATTCTGAATTTGGCCATGATGCATTTCTTTGGGGCTCCTTTCATACTGTCAGATGAAAGAAGTTGTACATATTTGTGCATGTGTCATGCCTAACCCTTTTGTGTTTGGGGCTTCTGAGGGTTTCACATTAAGTGATCatgtgaaaaaattaattatgcataGTCTTGTGATGGATTGACCTGCCAATTGTTATAAATGCAGCTTTtatattctttctcttttaaaaacTCTATTGGCATCTTTACAAAGTAAATACTGCTTTACAATTATCTTGCAATGCTTTGGACCTAAATATAGATTGTACATTTTGGTCTGATGATTATGGTATGTGATTTATTTGTGAAAATGTATTTCTTACCATTCTAACTTCTTCTGTTTATTATCATTTCTATTGATTGCAATGATTATATTTTCACATTTCAGCAACTGAAGCGGAAGAGTGAAGCGGCTGATTTTGAAGCTGATTCCGGTGATAGGATGACTCCTGGATTCACTGAAGCAGCTAATAGTCCTTTTCAGACACCTGTATCAGGAAAGACGGGGAAGGGAGGCAAATCCTTTAGGCTGACAAAGGGCAACAGACTTGGAACTCAGACCCCAGGCTCAAATATTGGTTAATATCATCTTCCAAACTTtgtataataagtttatatatttttattttttgtaaatatctGAAGAAAATTCTGGTA
The nucleotide sequence above comes from Glycine soja cultivar W05 chromosome 11, ASM419377v2, whole genome shotgun sequence. Encoded proteins:
- the LOC114375534 gene encoding 5'-3' exoribonuclease 3-like, yielding MKRKQVLPKQQSDVSDSNIITPGTEFMHELSKALKSYISSRITSNSLWKDIMVILSDANVSGEGEHKIMSYIRKQLSLEGYNPNTSHCLYGSDVDLIMLAMATHEPHFSILREDVPIQRQHSKDAAKPFKGAIDLLMTVYKKEFNKLGGYLVDMSMSRIGEKNAAFLKLSRLEKFILAVGAYEEKIFKKRSEIREKYLRRFIRDSEDAKQDEENATCYSDLDEENTSDCTLLIKSVLVNNVSATHAEYQIEQNTKDLKDELKICIREKCDLFQSGNFLTDKIKLGTTGYKERYYKAKFSVEGPTDIECKRKEIVCVSSHNFASCFHVWFCSFPFSLDMH